The following proteins are co-located in the Scylla paramamosain isolate STU-SP2022 chromosome 37, ASM3559412v1, whole genome shotgun sequence genome:
- the LOC135091211 gene encoding mucin-22-like, whose translation PPRAPQPPTPTTPPQRTDEEEIRTTLGSSIPSLSTTTASTTTASTTTASTTTASTTTASTTTASTTTPSTTTASTTTPSTTTASTTTASTTTASTTTASTTTASTTTASTTTPSTTTASTTTASTTTASTTTASTTTASTTTASTTTASTTTASTTSTSSTSSQTTHSSPPHDQHDPTYHQETSDKASSTTLRPQVPQTTLLSATEAPQTTETEATEIYMPREESTEIPTTSSDFSGGYTEKSELAAEIQDTAGTEMTANFNEEIQITTEAVNVQKTGESGKTDPPPTDKDTESATQISAVRVDATQTEAEVTTRETTTEFLQETIPTTQRDAEEAQKQEDTTETLGGKETQDKVKNIEKEEERTEAGHKENKDPDTPPPPPPPAGDKEGTETKDSAAKITGPLGMQASEKDATDTTVRPTTERSTQTPAGGGGEGGGEGGEGGGSQDVTKTRVAGTQELQAVNKVTEQVDQQGIHGGVFRPGNGGQAFTATTAAATDAATTASRHDPTSTDAGTMSDVEVTTALSLEVNEGGDDSGDDSASAVSAINAPPTTTTTTASATTTTTTPTATTTASQRVVDTTIRPPQKEEEERETPTIMTPATTTTTTTTTTTTTTTTTPTTTARTQGNKGNIFDHIIDALTAALEEDIEKEDEEDESDEDAPEKSDMKTKVHEAVPNVVYYPKKQLTPAVQKEAQAEAQTGTRKKAQRDEQAQETQKTQEERMKLAEAEIQAIQKDAQRLMQDILKEAQTQAQKVSLREGQVILTEAQRRIQQVQDAARAETAAILQKAQKANPETNTEIKTQNDAEEEVTTTYDSIHDENGQNITQNDNFKGYDYYEYLVDSLVAQERPYPYDPLLDDPISTTIPPNRFLYPGLELTYERHEDDLKAKEGEVLEEDTTTNLPTTTDISSTLLRDVNDLPEELKVPLVVLRNQGMMDDLLSGTRDTEVVDNEGQVVIKEQGSKVVISTPLYDSTTTTITTQEYQDTTVLPDPSLVTTTMTQDGDTEHHDSKTRDDLPVDEDVQYDTGDLERLHGDTTEGLWSYLLRTDRPWSETDSNFTPTPTTTTTTTILPDEEATTIFTTTTTTTASAEPELATILIPFSFVKYLGQDSKTENEGVEAGEVGLPDGGAAGGTGDVTEENGHTAYSEDQIPGYSEQETVYSEKMEVDDKTEGNKGGSADDGSLLVKLNEGEAVYNEDGMTYDEKGAENDNTADFNDEKDAYDVATHNEDDANHKEKEEAEDDKKHDYNEEEITRVQDLLTFDGNKLANNEDKTAGSEDNMAGSEDNTAGSEDNTTGSEDNTTGSEDNTAGSEDNTAGSEDKTAGSEDNTAGSEDNTAGSEDNMAGSEDNTTGSEDKTAGSEDNTAGSEDKTNYGQDKWNEDKTPGSEDKASYSEDNPASPAQEEDAALAGGDTEGATLEYESKDEADEEPSNAGTVTETLNIKYEGDAEFNAMFPNYGAETQDIIDHLPDQVQNPNLGGSVPNYAEEKTDLSEVVPEYVEENPNLSEAKPDYVGNTDLTESLPDCVEKNPDFSESVPDYGERSETENLSKLKDAVPIGVIRGGGGGGGGGTEEELAASEGGGGGGEEFSASGAGVGEEKDEEGGVDIEEVRGGGGGGGGGGDAGTAAEEEERVHGVGEGGIGAPVKGVRGEGIHLGGAGGGAGAEGHSDKEAALPAFLPDGPFFINLPGTPNAVPVFLTVEPVRVNYVPADQEGGGEGEEEDVGGGGIAERVSGEDKMDTQKEPQETGGEKVDEDEVVKEEVEEEVEEGSPSREIPASTSSSFGSLMNGIYRILDDASAAINEYTNTQSLPHHPNHQYPHPPLPHHHPHHPHHQYQQENQWKATQLKEKLQETKYRLETHHHLEEESEGHKEAPHESSSFVPSRTIPDPFFLMEAPQLGTPTASPEKPPVSEDAETHKGEDYAVQVTSKFGIDTEEGQGGGDKGTVKYKGTVEDVSPVRNPARGAVQNAGPMERQGTDEGAEGTEESETGVTEGDVNVTASDPDLVYGDAASLASHSLSSPPSPSSYTFSTAHTPIKHDAFQGLNLDMLTNRVFQLLTPPPPSQSEDRLNPQYTPFPITTNPPRTTPPATTVSHLPSMEFSPIPEADFEDAFSPAALPEAPDGENAIVEAVSPPRVIGGTPVFSAEDNSIRRVSAAPLRIADEGLYGAPSQATKEALTEEGEGAGGDGGDGGGAGGHGTDLTAHKQVWSFPQSREETPWMPATNTHKEEMKEEQQQEEEQQEEEEEEEDVALPTPRVNFSPRKYTAFNSASDIPGISPLTFSRRLALEGKDRPTTWMEDSVKDTPAAHHPIGPEYYQYLKSLPPNILMSFLQPRAMRARRAAPEEGEHIFCEWNIKTEPGLYLLLTFHNLSAAYSVDCKGAYIEVERENNGYDARWCGTRVSPRHNRPHVIFAKSEVRVTVFDDGDETKETPTGFTADVEVIDLFNEEDYNSFMQSKNHPQIRRLLLG comes from the exons CCACAGCCAGTACGACCACAGCCAGTACGACCACAGCAAGTACGACCACAGCCAGTACGACCACAGCAAGTACGACCACACCCAGTACAACCACAGCCAGTACGACCACACCTAGTACGACCACAGCAAGTACGACCACAGCAAGTACGACCACAGCAAGTACGACCACAGCAAGTACGACCACAGCCAGTACGACCACAGCAAGTACGACCACACCTAGTACGACCACAGCAAGTACGACCACAGCCAGTACGACCACAGCAAGTACGACCACAGCCAGTACGACCACAGCCAGTACGACCACAGCAAGTACGACCACAGCAAGTACGACCACAGCAAGTACGACCtcaacctcctccacttcctcacaGACTAcacactcctcccctccacacgaCCAGCACGACCCCACATACCACCAGGAAACGAGCGACAAGGCCTCCTCCACGACCCTCCGCCCTCAGGTGCCACAGACGACCCTCCTGAGTGCCACAGAGGCGCCACAGACGACAGAGACTGAAGCTACAGAAATTTACATGCCCAGAGAAGAGTCCACGGAAATTCCAACCACGTCTTCAGATTTTTCGGGAGGGTATACAGAAAAATCCGAATTGGCCGCGGAAATTCAAGACACAGCGGGCACAGAAATGACAGCAAACTTCAACGAGGAGATACAGATAACCACAGAAGCCGTTAATGTACAGAAAACGGGAGAATCAGGGAAAACAGACCCACCTCCTACAGATAAAGACACAGAATCAGCCACACAGATCAGCGCCGTACGAGTGGATGCGACACAGACAGAAGCAGAAGTCACGACGAGGGAAACAACTACAGAATTCCTCCAGGAGACGATACCGACCACGCAAAGAGACGCAGAGGAGGCACAGAAGCAGGAGGACACAACAGAGACACTGGGTGGCAAAGAAACACAGGATAAAGTAAAGaacatagaaaaagaagaggagagaacagaagcggggcacaaagaaaacaaagacccggatacaccaccaccaccaccaccaccagcaggagatAAAGAAGGTACAGAAACAAAAGACAGCGCGGCCAAGATAACAGGCCCTCTAGGAATGCAAGCCTCGGAGAAAGACGCAACGGACACAACAGTAAGACCAACAACTGAAAGATCCACGCAGaccccagcaggaggaggaggagaaggaggaggagaaggaggagaaggaggaggaagccaggACGTGACAAAGACAAGGGTAGCAGGAACACAGGAGCTACAGGCAGTCAACAAAGTAACGGAACAGGTAGATCAACAGGGCATACATGGAGGTGTCTTCAGGCCAGGTAACGGAGGACAGGCTTTCAccgccactactgctgctgctactgacgCTGCCACTACCGCAAGCAGGCACGACCCGACCTCTACTGATGCTGGGACGATGAGTGATGTGGAGGTGACGACTGCTTTGTCTCTTGAGGTGAatgaaggtggtgatgatagtggtgatgactcCGCTTCTGCTGTTTCTGCTATCAATGCTCCTccgactactaccactactactgcctctgctactaccactactactactcctactgcgACTACTACAGCAAGCCAGCGAGTCGTCGACACAACAATACGACCCccgcagaaggaagaggaagaacgggAGACACCAACAATTATGACtcctgctaccaccaccactaccaccaccaccactactactaccaccaccactaccactccaACCACCACGGCAAGGACACAAGGGAACAAAGGAAACATCTTCGACCATATAATCGACGCCCTTACCGCCGCCCTGGAGGAGGACattgagaaagaggatgaagaggacgaGAGTGACGAAGATGCCCCTGAGAAGAGTGACATGAAGACGAAAGTACACGAGGCAGTACCAAACGTCGTATACTACCCGAAGAAGCAACTCACGCCGGCGGTGCAGAAGGAGGCGCAGGCTGAGGCACAGACGGGGACACGGAAGAAGGCACAGAGGGACGAACAGGCGCAGGAGACACAGAAAAcgcaggaggagaggatgaaactAGCAGAGGCGGAAATCCAGGCGATACAGAAGGACGCACAGAGGCTCATGCAGGATATACTGAAGGAGGCACAGACGCAGGCGCAGAAGGTGTCActgagggagggacaggtgatACTGACGGAGGCACAGAGGAGGATACAGCAGGTACAGGACGCGGCAAGGGCAGAGACGGCGGCTATTCTGCAGAAGGCGCAGAAGGCGAACCCCGAGACCAACACAGAAATAAAGACCCAAAACGACGCCGAGGAGGAAGTAACGACCACATACGACTCCATACACGACGAGAACGGACAAAACATCACGCAAAACGACAACTTCAAAGGATACGACTACTACGAGTACCTGGTGGACTCTCTAGTGGCCCAGGAACGACCTTACCCCTACGACCCCCTCCTTGATGACCCCATAAGTACGACCATACCCCCTAACCGGTTTTTGTACCCTGGTCTCGAATTAACTTACGAACGACACGAGGACGACCTGAAGGCCAAAGAAGGTGAAGTGCTGGAGGAAGATACGACCACGAaccttcccacgaccacagatATCAGTTCTACACTTCTTAGGGACGTGAACGACCTCCCGGAAGAACTCAAGGTGCCCCTGGTCGTCCTCCGCAACCAGGGGATGATGGACGACCTCCTCAGTGGTACAAGGGACACAGAGGTCGTGGATAACGAAGGCCAGGTCGTCATTAAAGAACAAGGCAGCAAGGTAGTAATCAGCACTCCTCTGTACGACTCTACCACGACGACCATCACCACGCAGGAGTACCAGGACACTACAGTACTGCCAGACCCATCTCTCGTCACGACCACGATGACCCAAGATGGAGACACAGAGCACCACGACTCCAAGACAAGAGACGACCTGCCAGTGGATGAAGATGTGCAGTACGACACGGGTGACTTGGAACGACTCCACGGCGACACGACTGAGGGGTTGTGGTCGTACTTGCTGCGCACGGACAGGCCCTGGAGCGAGACTGACAGTAActtcacacccacacccacaactacaacaacaaccacaatctTGCCTGACGAAGAagccaccactattttcaccactaccacaactaccaccgcCAGTGCAGAACCAGAACTGGCTACCATtctcattccgttttctttcgtcaaGTACCTCGGGCAGGACTCGAAGACAGAAAACGAGGGAGTGGAGGCTGGCGAAGTTGGGTTACCTGACGGAGGGGCTGCAGGAGGTACTGGTGATGTAACGGAAGAAAACGGCCACACAGCTTACAGTGAAGACCAGATACCCGGATATAGCGAACAGGAAACGGTTTATAGCGAAAAGATGGAGGTGGATGACAAAACTGaggggaataaaggaggaagcgCTGATGATGGGAGCCTGTTGGTCAAGCTTAACGAAGGCGAGGCAGTCTATAACGAAGATGGTATGACTTATGACGAAAAGGGAGCAGAAAATGACAATACAGCCGATTTTAACGATGAGAAAGATGCTTATGATGTAGCCACGCATAACGAAGATGACGCAaatcataaagaaaaagaagaggctgAGGATGACAAGAAACACGATTATAACGAAGAGGAAATCACAAGAGTCCAAGATTTACTGACATTCGACGGAAACAAACTCGCGAACAACGAAGACAAGACGGCGGGTAGTGAGGATAACATGGCTGGTAGTGAGGACAATACGGCTGGTAGTGAGGACAATACGACAGGTAGTGAGGACAATACGACGGGTAGTGAGGACAATACGGCAGGTAGTGAGGACAATACGGCGGGTAGTGAGGACAAGACGGCAGGTAGTGAGGACAATACGGCGGGTAGTGAGGACAATACGGCGGGTAGTGAGGACAATATGGCAGGCAGTGAGGACAATACGACGGGTAGTGAGGACAAGACGGCAGGTAGTGAGGACAATACGGCGGGTAGTGAGGACAAGACGAACTATGGTCAAGACAAGTGGAATGAAGACAAGACTCCGGGTAGTGAAGACAAAGCGAGTTATAGCGAAGACAACCCCGCCAGCCCCGCGCAGGAGGAGGACGCAGCCTTAGCAGGAGGGGACACAGAGGGCGCGACTCTTGAATACGAGAGCAAAGACGAGGCAGACGAGGAGCCCAGTAATGCAGGAACAGTTACCGAGACCCTGAACATAAAATACGAAGGAGACGCAGAATTCAACGCAATGTTCCCGAATTACGGCGCCGAGACTCAGGATATCATTGACCACCTACCGGATCAAGTGCAGAATCCGAACCTAGGCGGATCTGTACCGAATTATGCGGAGGAGAAAACGGATTTGAGTGAAGTAGTACCAGAATACGTGGAAGAGAACCCGAATCTAAGCGAAGCAAAACCGGATTACGTGGGAAACACGGATCTAACCGAATCTTTACCGGATTGCGTGGAAAAGAATCCGGATTTCAGCGAATCTGTACCGGACTACGGGGAGAGAAGCGAGACAGAAAACCTGAGTAAACTGAAAGACGCTGTGCCGATTGGagtgataagaggaggaggaggaggaggaggaggaggaacggaagaAGAACTGGCAGcatcagaaggaggaggaggaggaggagaagaattcAGTGCATCAGGAGCAGGTGTTggcgaagagaaagacgaagaaggtgGTGTTGATATAGAagaagtacgaggaggaggaggaggaggaggaggaggaggagatgctggTACtgctgcagaagaagaagaacgagtacatggagtaggagaaggaggtatTGGTGCCCCAGTAAAAGGagttagaggagaaggaatacacttaggaggcgcaggaggaggagcaggcgcGGAAGGTCACAGCGATAAGGAGGCCGCACTCCCCGCCTTCCTCCCAGACGGTCCGTTTTTCATTAACCTGCCGGGCACACCCAACGCCGTGCCTGTATTCCTTACTGTGGAGCCGGTGCGCGTCAACTACGTGCCCGCCGaccaggagggaggaggagagggagaggaggaggatgtaggaggaggaggcatagcAGAACGAGTTAGTGGGGAAGATAAAATGGATACTCAGAAAGAACCACAGGAAACTGGAGGGGAAAAAGTGGATGAGgatgaggtggtgaaggaggaggtggaggaggaggtggaggaaggaagccCAAGCCGTGAGATCCCCGCgagtacttcctcctccttcgggtCACTAATGAACGGCATCTACCGGATTCTGGACGACGCCTCGGCTGCCATAAACGAATACACGAACACACAGAGCCTCCCGCATCACCCCAACCACCAGTatccccacccacccctcccccaccaccacccccaccacccgcACCACCAGTACCAGCAGGAGAACCAGTGGAAGGCGACGCAGCTCAAGGAGAAACTACAGGAGACCAAATACAGGCTTGAGACTCATCATCACTTAGAGGAAGAGAGCGAGGGACACAAGGAAGCGCCCCACgagtcctcctccttcgttccgTCGCGTACCATACCAGACCCGTTCTTCCTGATGGAGGCGCCGCAGCTGGGTACCCCTACCGCCTCCCCCGAGAAGCCCCCAGTGAGTGAGGACGCGGAGACGCACAAGGGGGAGGATTACGCGGTTCAGGTGACTAGTAAATTCGGTATTGATACTGAAGAAGGGCAGGGAGGAGGTGACAAGGGCACGGTCAAGTACAAAGGGACTGTAGAGGATGTCAGCCCAGTGAGAAATCCCGCTAGAGGCGCTGTACAGAACGCGGGGCCCATGGAGAGGCAAGGAACTGACGAAGGCGCTGAAGGCACGGAGGAGAGTGAGACTGGAGTGACGGAAGGTGACGTAAATGTGACGGCCAGTGACCCTGACCTGGTGTATGGTGACGCTGCCTCTCTGGCCTCGCACTCCCTGTCCTCgccaccctcaccctcctcctacaccttctCCACAGCCCACACCCCCATCAAGCACGACGCGTTCCAGGGACTCAACCTTGACATGCTCACAAACCGGGTCTTTCAGCTactaacgccaccaccaccttcacaatCAGAGGACCGCCTTAACCCACAGTATACCCCCTTCCCCATCACTACTAACCCCCCTCGCACCACGCCCCCAGCCACCACCGTCAGTCACCTCCCCAGTATGGAGTTCTCCCCAATACCAGAGGCGGATTTCGAGGACGCCTTCTCCCCAGCTGCTCTCCCAGAGGCTCCTGACGGCGAGAATGCGATAGTGGAGGCCGTCAGTCCCCCCAGGGTAATTGGGGGCACGCCTGTCTTCTCTGCGGAGGATAATTCCATCAGAAGGGTCTCCGCGGCACCCCTCAGGATAGCGGATGAGGGTCTCTATGGCGCGCCCTCTCAGGCCACGAAGGAGGCGCTGAcggaggagggtgaaggtgctggtggcgatggtggtgatggtggtggtgcaggagggcATGGCACGGACCTCACGGCGCACAAACAg GTATGGTCCTTCCCTCAATCACGCGAGGAGACCCCATGGATGccagcaacaaacacacacaaggaggagatgaaggaggagcagcagcaggaggaggagcagcaggaggaggaggaagaagaggaggacgtggCCTTACCAACACCAAGAGTTAATTTCTCCCCGCGAAAGTACACTGCCTTTAACTCCGCCAGTGACATACCAGGAATCAGCCCCCTAACCTTCTCCCGCAGGCTG GCGCTGGAAGGAAAGGACCGGCCTACCACGTGGATGGAGGACTCAGTGAAGGATACCCCAGCTGCCCACCATCCAATAGGCCCCGAGTATTATCA gtacCTTAAGAGCCTTCCCCCGAATATCTTAATGAGCTTCCTTCAACCACGAGCCATGAGGGCGAGACGGGCGGCTCCGGAAGAAGGAGAGCATATCTTTTGTGAGTGGAACATCAAG ACTGAACCTGGCCTGTACCTGCTGTTGACCTTCCACAACCTGTCGGCGGCCTACTCGGTGGACTGCAAGGGCGCCTACAtcgaggtggagagagagaacaacggCTATGACGCAAGGTGGTGCGGTACCAGAGTCTCCCCG AGACACAACCGCCCTCACGTCATCTTCGCCAAGTCAGAGGTGCGAGTGACGGTGTTCGATGATGGAGACGAGACAAAGGAAACGCCCACAGGATTCACTGCCGACGTGGAAG TGATTGACCTGTTTAACGAGGAAGACTACAACTCCTTCATGCAGTCCAAGAACCACCCTCAAATCCGTCGACTTTTACTGGgttga